Proteins encoded together in one Lathyrus oleraceus cultivar Zhongwan6 chromosome 5, CAAS_Psat_ZW6_1.0, whole genome shotgun sequence window:
- the LOC127079617 gene encoding uncharacterized protein LOC127079617, translating into MPSYAKFLKEMLSNKKKIEDNETVTLTAECSTIIQNSMPHKLKDPGSFSIPCVIGKFIIDKALFDLGASISLMALFICERLTMGELRPTRMSVQLAGHSIKLPVGMLENVPVRIGQFYIPTDFIIMDIKEDSNISIILERPFLATVGAIIYVKKGKLTFEVGE; encoded by the coding sequence ATGCCCTCATACGCTAAGTTTCTTAAGGAAATGCtatctaacaagaagaagatCGAGGATAATGAAAccgttacacttactgctgaaTGTAGCACTATAATTCAAAATAGTATGCCTCATAAGCTAAAAGACCCAGGgagtttctccataccctgtgtaaTCGGAAAGTTTATCATAGACAAAGCTTTATTCGACTTAGGAGCCAGTATTAGCTTAATGGCCTTGTTCATATGCGAAAGGCTTACAATGGGAGAGTTGAGACCAACTAGGATGTCCGTACAACTAGCTGGTCATTCTATTAAACTTCCTGTAGGTATGCTAGAGAATgttccagtgcgcataggtcaattctatATTCCAACTGatttcataatcatggacataAAGGAGGATTCCAATATCTCTATCATATTAGAAAGACCATTCTTAGCTACTGTCGGAGCCATTATATATGTAAAGAAAGGCAAGCTAACCTTTGAGGTTGGTGAATAA